A section of the Venturia canescens isolate UGA chromosome 11, ASM1945775v1, whole genome shotgun sequence genome encodes:
- the Appl gene encoding amyloid-beta-like protein isoform X1, translating into MVQMTGMLAAHVILAALLAYRAQAVSERLELAPAGGRSEPQVATLCEAGEVYLAQHMGEQGRWVSSTEKKSCMTDKLEILEYCKKAYPKRDITNIVESSHYVRVGGWCKPGRTKCKLSRWVKPYRCLEGPFQSDALLVPEGCLFDHLHNHTKCWESHRWNSTAADTCRERNMNLRSFAMLLPCGISLFSGVEFVCCPKHAKDNIKPKKPFDLPIPKGVDDDIEEDDDDLDDEDDLDGDTEDEDESDSDLEDVLSDQAYDDDSDEAYLDDYDTTTGSSRPSTSAPTTEKSKLEPTAMPLPVSSSTLQPSQQPQGTPDPYLTHFDPRSEHQSYKQAQMRLEEVHKEKVTKVMKDWSDLEERYQDIRARNPVAADAFKRWMTARFQETVAALEASGAAEKHQLSAMHQQRVQEAVKQRNEEAMSCYTAALNETPPNTHRIQKCLQKLLRALHKDRHHTIAHYKHLLDSSLEQAQREKPATLEHLAEIDRITNQSLLMLERYPELSAKIGRLMDDYVLALRSKDETPGLLLAMTREAEAAILDKYQADVATKQQEKEHQKALERERKEQRKVERGELRTEQEQHEEGDPIIEKKDVPVAQPQEQQQQQQQQQQPPQQQHQQQQPQLQKQQQQQPQPQQLQQKPPQAEPQQQAAVAAMHNEGIVRASHSMTHDVSHSEPGYSVRREVYHRESRSVYFTLAFAGIALMAAAVVGVAVFKRRSARSPHSQGFIEVDQAATPEERHVANMQINGYENPTYKYFEVKE; encoded by the exons GCGGTCTCGGAGAGGCTTGAACTTGCGCCGGCGGGTGGCAGGTCGGAACCTCAG GTGGCGACATTGTGCGAGGCCGGAGAGGTCTATCTCGCCCAACATATGGGCGAACAAGGACGATGGGTTTCATCGACCGAGAAGAAAAGCTGCATGACCGACAAACTGGAGATACTCGAATACTGCAAAAAG GCGTATCCCAAGAGGGATATAACCAACATCGTTGAGTCATCTCACTACGTGAGGGTCGGCGGCTGGTGCAAGCCTGGACGAACCAAATGCAAGCTGTCCAGATGGGTCAAGCCTTACAGATGTCTCG aGGGGCCCTTCCAGAGCGACGCCCTTCTCGTCCCCGAAGGATGTCTCTTCGACCATCTCCACAATCATACGAAATGCTGGGAGTCCCACAG ATGGAACTCGACCGCTGCTGATACTTGCCGAGAGCGTAACATGAATCTCCGAAGTTTCGCGATGCTTCTGCCCTGCGGCATATCCCTCTTTTCCGGTGTCGAGTTTGTCTGCTGTCCGAAACATGCGAAAG ATAATATAAAACCGAAGAAACCGTTTGATCTACCAATCCCGAAAGGAGTGGACGATGACATTGAGGAGGATGACGATGACcttgacgacgaggacgatcTCGATGGCGACACCGAGGATGAGGACGAGTCCGATAGCGATCTCGAGGATGTTCTCAGCGACCAAGCTTACGACGACGACAGCGACGAGGCTTATCTCGATGACTACGACACGACTACTGGCTCATC ACGACCCTCGACGAGCGCGCCGACGACCGAGAAGAGCAAATTGGAACCAACGGCGATGCCACTCCCCGTTAGCTCCAGTACTTTGCAGCCTTCCCAACAGCCTCAAGGAACCCCCGATCCGTATTTGACGCATTTCGATCCGCGCTCCGAGCATCAGAGTTACAAACAGGCCCAAATGAGACTCGAGGAGGTTCACAAGGAAAAAGTAACCAAG GTGATGAAGGACTGGAGCGATCTTGAGGAGAGATATCAGGACATCAGAGCGAGGAATCCAGTTGCGGCGGACGCCTTCAAGCGTTGGATGACCGCGAGGTTCCAGGAAACAGTGGCGGCCCTCGAGGCGAGCGGGGCAGCCGAGAAACATCAGCTTAGCGCGATGCATCAACAACGCGTGCAA GAAGCCGTGAAGCAGAGGAACGAGGAGGCTATGTCGTGTTACACCGCTGCTCTCAACGAAACCCCACCGAAC ACTCACCGAATACAAAAATGCCTGCAAAAATTGCTGAGAGCACTCCACAAGGACAGGCACCACACGATCGCTCATTACAAACATCTGCTGGACAGCAGCCTGGAACAGGCGCAACGTGAGAAACCAGCGACGCTGGAGCACCTGGCGGAAATCGACAGGATCACCAATCAGAGCCTATTGATGCTCGAACG GTATCCGGAGTTGAGTGCAAAAATCGGACGGCTGATGGATGATTATGTGTTGGCCCTCAGGAGCAAGGACGAAACGCCAGGTCTTCTTCTCGCGATGACTCGGGAGGCGGAGGCGGCGATATTGGATAAATACCAAGCGGATGTCGCCACTAAGCAACAAG AGAAGGAACATCAAAAGGCCTTGGAACGCGAGCGTAAGGAGCAACGGAAAGTGGAGCGGGGTGAATTGAGAACGGAACAGGAACAACACGAAGAAGGAGATCCGatcattgagaaaaaagatgttCCGGTCGCCCAGCCACAggagcagcaacaacagcagcagcaacagcagcagccaccgcagcagcagcatcaaCAGCAACAGCCACAACTAcaaaaacaacaacagcagcagccgCAACCGCAACAGCTTCAACAAAAACCGCCGCAAGCTGAGCCGCAGCAACAAGCAGCTGTCGCGGCGATGCACAACGAAGGAATAGTCAGAGCATCTCACAGTATGACTCACGATGTATCACACTCGGAACCG GGGTACTCTGTGAGACGGGAAGTTTATCACAGAGAAAGCCGATCGGTTTATTTCACTCTCGCATTCGCCGGAATCGCTCTGATGGCCGCAGCCGTTGTCGGTGTTGCGGTATTCAAAAGGCGCAGCGCTCGAAGTCCTCACAGCCAG GGTTTCATTGAAGTCGATCAGGCTGCAACGCCCGAAGAACGACACGTTGCCAATATGCAAATAAATGGCTACGAAAATCCTACTTACAAGTACTTCGAGGTCAAAGAATAA
- the Appl gene encoding amyloid-beta-like protein isoform X3, with protein sequence MVQMTGMLAAHVILAALLAYRAQAVSERLELAPAGGRSEPQVATLCEAGEVYLAQHMGEQGRWVSSTEKKSCMTDKLEILEYCKKAYPKRDITNIVESSHYVRVGGWCKPGRTKCKLSRWVKPYRCLEGPFQSDALLVPEGCLFDHLHNHTKCWESHRWNSTAADTCRERNMNLRSFAMLLPCGISLFSGVEFVCCPKHAKDNIKPKKPFDLPIPKGVDDDIEEDDDDLDDEDDLDGDTEDEDESDSDLEDVLSDQAYDDDSDEAYLDDYDTTTGSSRPSTSAPTTEKSKLEPTAMPLPVSSSTLQPSQQPQGTPDPYLTHFDPRSEHQSYKQAQMRLEEVHKEKVTKVMKDWSDLEERYQDIRARNPVAADAFKRWMTARFQETVAALEASGAAEKHQLSAMHQQRVQEAVKQRNEEAMSCYTAALNETPPNTHRIQKCLQKLLRALHKDRHHTIAHYKHLLDSSLEQAQREKPATLEHLAEIDRITNQSLLMLERSKDETPGLLLAMTREAEAAILDKYQADVATKQQEKEHQKALERERKEQRKVERGELRTEQEQHEEGDPIIEKKDVPVAQPQEQQQQQQQQQQPPQQQHQQQQPQLQKQQQQQPQPQQLQQKPPQAEPQQQAAVAAMHNEGIVRASHSMTHDVSHSEPGYSVRREVYHRESRSVYFTLAFAGIALMAAAVVGVAVFKRRSARSPHSQGFIEVDQAATPEERHVANMQINGYENPTYKYFEVKE encoded by the exons GCGGTCTCGGAGAGGCTTGAACTTGCGCCGGCGGGTGGCAGGTCGGAACCTCAG GTGGCGACATTGTGCGAGGCCGGAGAGGTCTATCTCGCCCAACATATGGGCGAACAAGGACGATGGGTTTCATCGACCGAGAAGAAAAGCTGCATGACCGACAAACTGGAGATACTCGAATACTGCAAAAAG GCGTATCCCAAGAGGGATATAACCAACATCGTTGAGTCATCTCACTACGTGAGGGTCGGCGGCTGGTGCAAGCCTGGACGAACCAAATGCAAGCTGTCCAGATGGGTCAAGCCTTACAGATGTCTCG aGGGGCCCTTCCAGAGCGACGCCCTTCTCGTCCCCGAAGGATGTCTCTTCGACCATCTCCACAATCATACGAAATGCTGGGAGTCCCACAG ATGGAACTCGACCGCTGCTGATACTTGCCGAGAGCGTAACATGAATCTCCGAAGTTTCGCGATGCTTCTGCCCTGCGGCATATCCCTCTTTTCCGGTGTCGAGTTTGTCTGCTGTCCGAAACATGCGAAAG ATAATATAAAACCGAAGAAACCGTTTGATCTACCAATCCCGAAAGGAGTGGACGATGACATTGAGGAGGATGACGATGACcttgacgacgaggacgatcTCGATGGCGACACCGAGGATGAGGACGAGTCCGATAGCGATCTCGAGGATGTTCTCAGCGACCAAGCTTACGACGACGACAGCGACGAGGCTTATCTCGATGACTACGACACGACTACTGGCTCATC ACGACCCTCGACGAGCGCGCCGACGACCGAGAAGAGCAAATTGGAACCAACGGCGATGCCACTCCCCGTTAGCTCCAGTACTTTGCAGCCTTCCCAACAGCCTCAAGGAACCCCCGATCCGTATTTGACGCATTTCGATCCGCGCTCCGAGCATCAGAGTTACAAACAGGCCCAAATGAGACTCGAGGAGGTTCACAAGGAAAAAGTAACCAAG GTGATGAAGGACTGGAGCGATCTTGAGGAGAGATATCAGGACATCAGAGCGAGGAATCCAGTTGCGGCGGACGCCTTCAAGCGTTGGATGACCGCGAGGTTCCAGGAAACAGTGGCGGCCCTCGAGGCGAGCGGGGCAGCCGAGAAACATCAGCTTAGCGCGATGCATCAACAACGCGTGCAA GAAGCCGTGAAGCAGAGGAACGAGGAGGCTATGTCGTGTTACACCGCTGCTCTCAACGAAACCCCACCGAAC ACTCACCGAATACAAAAATGCCTGCAAAAATTGCTGAGAGCACTCCACAAGGACAGGCACCACACGATCGCTCATTACAAACATCTGCTGGACAGCAGCCTGGAACAGGCGCAACGTGAGAAACCAGCGACGCTGGAGCACCTGGCGGAAATCGACAGGATCACCAATCAGAGCCTATTGATGCTCGAACG GAGCAAGGACGAAACGCCAGGTCTTCTTCTCGCGATGACTCGGGAGGCGGAGGCGGCGATATTGGATAAATACCAAGCGGATGTCGCCACTAAGCAACAAG AGAAGGAACATCAAAAGGCCTTGGAACGCGAGCGTAAGGAGCAACGGAAAGTGGAGCGGGGTGAATTGAGAACGGAACAGGAACAACACGAAGAAGGAGATCCGatcattgagaaaaaagatgttCCGGTCGCCCAGCCACAggagcagcaacaacagcagcagcaacagcagcagccaccgcagcagcagcatcaaCAGCAACAGCCACAACTAcaaaaacaacaacagcagcagccgCAACCGCAACAGCTTCAACAAAAACCGCCGCAAGCTGAGCCGCAGCAACAAGCAGCTGTCGCGGCGATGCACAACGAAGGAATAGTCAGAGCATCTCACAGTATGACTCACGATGTATCACACTCGGAACCG GGGTACTCTGTGAGACGGGAAGTTTATCACAGAGAAAGCCGATCGGTTTATTTCACTCTCGCATTCGCCGGAATCGCTCTGATGGCCGCAGCCGTTGTCGGTGTTGCGGTATTCAAAAGGCGCAGCGCTCGAAGTCCTCACAGCCAG GGTTTCATTGAAGTCGATCAGGCTGCAACGCCCGAAGAACGACACGTTGCCAATATGCAAATAAATGGCTACGAAAATCCTACTTACAAGTACTTCGAGGTCAAAGAATAA
- the Appl gene encoding amyloid-beta-like protein isoform X2, whose translation MVQMTGMLAAHVILAALLAYRAQAVSERLELAPAGGRSEPQVATLCEAGEVYLAQHMGEQGRWVSSTEKKSCMTDKLEILEYCKKAYPKRDITNIVESSHYVRVGGWCKPGRTKCKLSRWVKPYRCLEGPFQSDALLVPEGCLFDHLHNHTKCWESHRWNSTAADTCRERNMNLRSFAMLLPCGISLFSGVEFVCCPKHAKDNIKPKKPFDLPIPKGVDDDIEEDDDDLDDEDDLDGDTEDEDESDSDLEDVLSDQAYDDDSDEAYLDDYDTTTGSSRPSTSAPTTEKSKLEPTAMPLPVSSSTLQPSQQPQGTPDPYLTHFDPRSEHQSYKQAQMRLEEVHKEKVTKDWSDLEERYQDIRARNPVAADAFKRWMTARFQETVAALEASGAAEKHQLSAMHQQRVQEAVKQRNEEAMSCYTAALNETPPNTHRIQKCLQKLLRALHKDRHHTIAHYKHLLDSSLEQAQREKPATLEHLAEIDRITNQSLLMLERYPELSAKIGRLMDDYVLALRSKDETPGLLLAMTREAEAAILDKYQADVATKQQEKEHQKALERERKEQRKVERGELRTEQEQHEEGDPIIEKKDVPVAQPQEQQQQQQQQQQPPQQQHQQQQPQLQKQQQQQPQPQQLQQKPPQAEPQQQAAVAAMHNEGIVRASHSMTHDVSHSEPGYSVRREVYHRESRSVYFTLAFAGIALMAAAVVGVAVFKRRSARSPHSQGFIEVDQAATPEERHVANMQINGYENPTYKYFEVKE comes from the exons GCGGTCTCGGAGAGGCTTGAACTTGCGCCGGCGGGTGGCAGGTCGGAACCTCAG GTGGCGACATTGTGCGAGGCCGGAGAGGTCTATCTCGCCCAACATATGGGCGAACAAGGACGATGGGTTTCATCGACCGAGAAGAAAAGCTGCATGACCGACAAACTGGAGATACTCGAATACTGCAAAAAG GCGTATCCCAAGAGGGATATAACCAACATCGTTGAGTCATCTCACTACGTGAGGGTCGGCGGCTGGTGCAAGCCTGGACGAACCAAATGCAAGCTGTCCAGATGGGTCAAGCCTTACAGATGTCTCG aGGGGCCCTTCCAGAGCGACGCCCTTCTCGTCCCCGAAGGATGTCTCTTCGACCATCTCCACAATCATACGAAATGCTGGGAGTCCCACAG ATGGAACTCGACCGCTGCTGATACTTGCCGAGAGCGTAACATGAATCTCCGAAGTTTCGCGATGCTTCTGCCCTGCGGCATATCCCTCTTTTCCGGTGTCGAGTTTGTCTGCTGTCCGAAACATGCGAAAG ATAATATAAAACCGAAGAAACCGTTTGATCTACCAATCCCGAAAGGAGTGGACGATGACATTGAGGAGGATGACGATGACcttgacgacgaggacgatcTCGATGGCGACACCGAGGATGAGGACGAGTCCGATAGCGATCTCGAGGATGTTCTCAGCGACCAAGCTTACGACGACGACAGCGACGAGGCTTATCTCGATGACTACGACACGACTACTGGCTCATC ACGACCCTCGACGAGCGCGCCGACGACCGAGAAGAGCAAATTGGAACCAACGGCGATGCCACTCCCCGTTAGCTCCAGTACTTTGCAGCCTTCCCAACAGCCTCAAGGAACCCCCGATCCGTATTTGACGCATTTCGATCCGCGCTCCGAGCATCAGAGTTACAAACAGGCCCAAATGAGACTCGAGGAGGTTCACAAGGAAAAAGTAACCAAG GACTGGAGCGATCTTGAGGAGAGATATCAGGACATCAGAGCGAGGAATCCAGTTGCGGCGGACGCCTTCAAGCGTTGGATGACCGCGAGGTTCCAGGAAACAGTGGCGGCCCTCGAGGCGAGCGGGGCAGCCGAGAAACATCAGCTTAGCGCGATGCATCAACAACGCGTGCAA GAAGCCGTGAAGCAGAGGAACGAGGAGGCTATGTCGTGTTACACCGCTGCTCTCAACGAAACCCCACCGAAC ACTCACCGAATACAAAAATGCCTGCAAAAATTGCTGAGAGCACTCCACAAGGACAGGCACCACACGATCGCTCATTACAAACATCTGCTGGACAGCAGCCTGGAACAGGCGCAACGTGAGAAACCAGCGACGCTGGAGCACCTGGCGGAAATCGACAGGATCACCAATCAGAGCCTATTGATGCTCGAACG GTATCCGGAGTTGAGTGCAAAAATCGGACGGCTGATGGATGATTATGTGTTGGCCCTCAGGAGCAAGGACGAAACGCCAGGTCTTCTTCTCGCGATGACTCGGGAGGCGGAGGCGGCGATATTGGATAAATACCAAGCGGATGTCGCCACTAAGCAACAAG AGAAGGAACATCAAAAGGCCTTGGAACGCGAGCGTAAGGAGCAACGGAAAGTGGAGCGGGGTGAATTGAGAACGGAACAGGAACAACACGAAGAAGGAGATCCGatcattgagaaaaaagatgttCCGGTCGCCCAGCCACAggagcagcaacaacagcagcagcaacagcagcagccaccgcagcagcagcatcaaCAGCAACAGCCACAACTAcaaaaacaacaacagcagcagccgCAACCGCAACAGCTTCAACAAAAACCGCCGCAAGCTGAGCCGCAGCAACAAGCAGCTGTCGCGGCGATGCACAACGAAGGAATAGTCAGAGCATCTCACAGTATGACTCACGATGTATCACACTCGGAACCG GGGTACTCTGTGAGACGGGAAGTTTATCACAGAGAAAGCCGATCGGTTTATTTCACTCTCGCATTCGCCGGAATCGCTCTGATGGCCGCAGCCGTTGTCGGTGTTGCGGTATTCAAAAGGCGCAGCGCTCGAAGTCCTCACAGCCAG GGTTTCATTGAAGTCGATCAGGCTGCAACGCCCGAAGAACGACACGTTGCCAATATGCAAATAAATGGCTACGAAAATCCTACTTACAAGTACTTCGAGGTCAAAGAATAA
- the Appl gene encoding amyloid-beta-like protein isoform X4, with the protein MVQMTGMLAAHVILAALLAYRAQAVSERLELAPAGGRSEPQVATLCEAGEVYLAQHMGEQGRWVSSTEKKSCMTDKLEILEYCKKAYPKRDITNIVESSHYVRVGGWCKPGRTKCKLSRWVKPYRCLEGPFQSDALLVPEGCLFDHLHNHTKCWESHRWNSTAADTCRERNMNLRSFAMLLPCGISLFSGVEFVCCPKHAKDNIKPKKPFDLPIPKGVDDDIEEDDDDLDDEDDLDGDTEDEDESDSDLEDVLSDQAYDDDSDEAYLDDYDTTTGSSRPSTSAPTTEKSKLEPTAMPLPVSSSTLQPSQQPQGTPDPYLTHFDPRSEHQSYKQAQMRLEEVHKEKVTKEAVKQRNEEAMSCYTAALNETPPNTHRIQKCLQKLLRALHKDRHHTIAHYKHLLDSSLEQAQREKPATLEHLAEIDRITNQSLLMLERYPELSAKIGRLMDDYVLALRSKDETPGLLLAMTREAEAAILDKYQADVATKQQEKEHQKALERERKEQRKVERGELRTEQEQHEEGDPIIEKKDVPVAQPQEQQQQQQQQQQPPQQQHQQQQPQLQKQQQQQPQPQQLQQKPPQAEPQQQAAVAAMHNEGIVRASHSMTHDVSHSEPGYSVRREVYHRESRSVYFTLAFAGIALMAAAVVGVAVFKRRSARSPHSQGFIEVDQAATPEERHVANMQINGYENPTYKYFEVKE; encoded by the exons GCGGTCTCGGAGAGGCTTGAACTTGCGCCGGCGGGTGGCAGGTCGGAACCTCAG GTGGCGACATTGTGCGAGGCCGGAGAGGTCTATCTCGCCCAACATATGGGCGAACAAGGACGATGGGTTTCATCGACCGAGAAGAAAAGCTGCATGACCGACAAACTGGAGATACTCGAATACTGCAAAAAG GCGTATCCCAAGAGGGATATAACCAACATCGTTGAGTCATCTCACTACGTGAGGGTCGGCGGCTGGTGCAAGCCTGGACGAACCAAATGCAAGCTGTCCAGATGGGTCAAGCCTTACAGATGTCTCG aGGGGCCCTTCCAGAGCGACGCCCTTCTCGTCCCCGAAGGATGTCTCTTCGACCATCTCCACAATCATACGAAATGCTGGGAGTCCCACAG ATGGAACTCGACCGCTGCTGATACTTGCCGAGAGCGTAACATGAATCTCCGAAGTTTCGCGATGCTTCTGCCCTGCGGCATATCCCTCTTTTCCGGTGTCGAGTTTGTCTGCTGTCCGAAACATGCGAAAG ATAATATAAAACCGAAGAAACCGTTTGATCTACCAATCCCGAAAGGAGTGGACGATGACATTGAGGAGGATGACGATGACcttgacgacgaggacgatcTCGATGGCGACACCGAGGATGAGGACGAGTCCGATAGCGATCTCGAGGATGTTCTCAGCGACCAAGCTTACGACGACGACAGCGACGAGGCTTATCTCGATGACTACGACACGACTACTGGCTCATC ACGACCCTCGACGAGCGCGCCGACGACCGAGAAGAGCAAATTGGAACCAACGGCGATGCCACTCCCCGTTAGCTCCAGTACTTTGCAGCCTTCCCAACAGCCTCAAGGAACCCCCGATCCGTATTTGACGCATTTCGATCCGCGCTCCGAGCATCAGAGTTACAAACAGGCCCAAATGAGACTCGAGGAGGTTCACAAGGAAAAAGTAACCAAG GAAGCCGTGAAGCAGAGGAACGAGGAGGCTATGTCGTGTTACACCGCTGCTCTCAACGAAACCCCACCGAAC ACTCACCGAATACAAAAATGCCTGCAAAAATTGCTGAGAGCACTCCACAAGGACAGGCACCACACGATCGCTCATTACAAACATCTGCTGGACAGCAGCCTGGAACAGGCGCAACGTGAGAAACCAGCGACGCTGGAGCACCTGGCGGAAATCGACAGGATCACCAATCAGAGCCTATTGATGCTCGAACG GTATCCGGAGTTGAGTGCAAAAATCGGACGGCTGATGGATGATTATGTGTTGGCCCTCAGGAGCAAGGACGAAACGCCAGGTCTTCTTCTCGCGATGACTCGGGAGGCGGAGGCGGCGATATTGGATAAATACCAAGCGGATGTCGCCACTAAGCAACAAG AGAAGGAACATCAAAAGGCCTTGGAACGCGAGCGTAAGGAGCAACGGAAAGTGGAGCGGGGTGAATTGAGAACGGAACAGGAACAACACGAAGAAGGAGATCCGatcattgagaaaaaagatgttCCGGTCGCCCAGCCACAggagcagcaacaacagcagcagcaacagcagcagccaccgcagcagcagcatcaaCAGCAACAGCCACAACTAcaaaaacaacaacagcagcagccgCAACCGCAACAGCTTCAACAAAAACCGCCGCAAGCTGAGCCGCAGCAACAAGCAGCTGTCGCGGCGATGCACAACGAAGGAATAGTCAGAGCATCTCACAGTATGACTCACGATGTATCACACTCGGAACCG GGGTACTCTGTGAGACGGGAAGTTTATCACAGAGAAAGCCGATCGGTTTATTTCACTCTCGCATTCGCCGGAATCGCTCTGATGGCCGCAGCCGTTGTCGGTGTTGCGGTATTCAAAAGGCGCAGCGCTCGAAGTCCTCACAGCCAG GGTTTCATTGAAGTCGATCAGGCTGCAACGCCCGAAGAACGACACGTTGCCAATATGCAAATAAATGGCTACGAAAATCCTACTTACAAGTACTTCGAGGTCAAAGAATAA